One Methylomonas sp. LL1 DNA window includes the following coding sequences:
- a CDS encoding lipocalin family protein gives MQIQKLPVIVLMLLSFSAAAEVKLTQADLLGTWRIDKESANSDGSNARSSNTTWTIKNDGTIEGLTHESDSHARVDNLRAVLNYSVEDGKLVKQAAPGRSKMEACEAIEKSGNQMVLKCQTVYFFMTKK, from the coding sequence ATGCAAATTCAAAAACTTCCCGTTATCGTCCTGATGCTGTTATCTTTTTCCGCGGCGGCGGAAGTTAAGTTAACTCAAGCCGATCTGTTGGGGACCTGGAGAATCGATAAAGAATCAGCCAACAGTGACGGCAGCAATGCCAGAAGCTCGAATACCACCTGGACCATTAAAAATGATGGAACCATAGAAGGCTTGACTCACGAATCCGACTCGCACGCCCGCGTCGACAATCTGCGAGCAGTATTAAACTATTCGGTTGAAGACGGCAAATTAGTCAAACAAGCGGCCCCGGGCCGTTCCAAAATGGAAGCCTGCGAGGCTATCGAAAAAAGCGGCAATCAAATGGTGTTAAAGTGCCAAACGGTTTATTTTTTCATGACCAAAAAATAA
- the alaC gene encoding alanine transaminase — protein sequence MEEFHRISRLPPYVFNIVNELKAKARAEGEDIIDFGMGNPDQPTPKHILDKMLEVAQRDDTHRYSVSKGIPRLRKAICGWYKNRFDVDLDFNTEAIVTIGSKEGLSHLALATLGPGDVVLVPNPAYPIHPYGVVIAGADIRHVPLTPGTDFFEELRKGIAECWPKPKMLILNFPGNPTCQCVELDFFEKVVAICKEHNIWIVHDIAYADIVFDGYVAPSILQVEGAKDIAVEFFSLSKSYNMPGWRVGFMCGNPTLVAALTRIKSYMDYGTFTPIQVAAITALEGPQDCVKEICEMYRVRRDVLCDGLNAMGWHVEKPKATMFVWAKIPEAYREMGSIEFAKKLIIDAKVAVSPGVGFGQHGDDHIRFSLIENEHRTRQALRSIRNMLKKDNVV from the coding sequence ATGGAAGAATTTCATCGCATCAGTCGTCTCCCTCCTTACGTTTTTAATATCGTCAACGAACTGAAAGCCAAGGCGCGTGCCGAGGGCGAGGATATTATCGACTTCGGCATGGGCAACCCCGATCAGCCGACCCCTAAGCATATTCTGGATAAAATGCTGGAAGTTGCCCAGCGCGACGATACCCACCGTTATTCCGTTTCCAAGGGTATCCCCCGTTTACGCAAGGCCATTTGCGGCTGGTATAAAAATCGTTTCGATGTCGATCTGGATTTCAACACCGAAGCCATCGTTACCATAGGCTCGAAAGAAGGTTTGTCGCATCTGGCGCTGGCGACCTTGGGACCTGGCGACGTAGTGTTGGTACCGAATCCGGCCTATCCGATCCATCCTTACGGTGTGGTGATAGCTGGCGCCGATATACGCCACGTGCCGCTGACGCCCGGTACCGATTTCTTCGAGGAATTGCGCAAGGGCATCGCCGAGTGTTGGCCCAAGCCGAAAATGTTGATCCTGAACTTTCCGGGCAATCCTACTTGCCAGTGCGTGGAGCTGGATTTCTTCGAGAAAGTGGTGGCGATCTGTAAGGAACACAATATCTGGATCGTGCATGACATCGCCTACGCCGACATCGTATTCGACGGTTATGTCGCGCCGTCGATTTTGCAGGTGGAAGGTGCCAAGGACATCGCGGTCGAATTTTTCTCGCTGTCCAAAAGTTACAACATGCCGGGCTGGCGTGTCGGATTCATGTGCGGCAATCCGACCTTGGTCGCCGCGTTGACCCGGATCAAGTCCTATATGGATTACGGCACCTTCACCCCGATTCAAGTAGCGGCGATCACCGCGCTGGAAGGTCCGCAGGATTGCGTCAAGGAAATTTGCGAAATGTACCGGGTGCGCCGCGATGTATTGTGCGACGGCCTGAATGCGATGGGCTGGCACGTGGAAAAACCCAAGGCGACCATGTTCGTTTGGGCCAAGATTCCGGAAGCCTACCGCGAGATGGGTTCGATCGAATTCGCCAAAAAACTGATCATCGATGCCAAGGTGGCGGTTTCGCCGGGGGTTGGTTTTGGTCAGCATGGCGACGACCATATTCGTTTCAGTTTGATCGAAAACGAACATAGGACCCGGCAAGCCTTGCGCAGCATCCGTAATATGCTGAAGAAGGACAACGTAGTATAA
- a CDS encoding homoserine dehydrogenase — protein sequence MKPVKVGVLGLGTVGGGTVNVLTRNAEEIARRAGREIVVSRASARHLAQKRICDTQGIALTADPFEIVNDPDIDVVVELIGGYDMAKQLVLSAIANGKHVVTANKALIALHGNEIFAEASKKGVMVMFEAAVAGGIPIIKAIREGLAGNRIKWLAGIINGTGNYILTEMRDKGRDFADVLAEAQALGYAEADPTFDVEGIDAGHKLTILASIAFGIPLQFDKVFTEGITKITRLDVEYAEALGYRIKNLGIARKTEDGIELRVHPTLIPKRRLIANVDGVMNAVLVCGDAVGPTLYYGAGAGAEPTASAVVADLVDVVRAMTSDPENRVPHLAFQPDAIADIPVLPADAIKTAYYLRLTAEDKPGVLADVTRILAAHTISIEALIQKEPPQGETSVPIILLTQQTLEKEMNAAIAEIEALATVSGKVARIRLETLG from the coding sequence TTGAAGCCGGTAAAAGTAGGGGTTTTGGGATTGGGGACTGTCGGTGGCGGCACCGTCAACGTACTAACAAGGAATGCCGAGGAAATCGCGCGCCGGGCGGGACGAGAAATTGTGGTTAGTCGAGCCTCCGCGCGTCATCTGGCTCAGAAACGGATTTGCGATACCCAGGGTATTGCGCTGACCGCCGATCCGTTCGAAATCGTCAACGATCCCGATATCGATGTCGTGGTCGAATTGATCGGCGGCTATGACATGGCCAAACAACTGGTGTTGTCCGCCATCGCCAACGGCAAGCACGTGGTCACCGCCAACAAAGCCCTGATTGCCCTGCACGGCAACGAAATCTTCGCCGAGGCCAGCAAGAAGGGGGTGATGGTGATGTTCGAGGCGGCGGTGGCCGGCGGTATACCGATCATCAAGGCCATTCGCGAAGGTCTGGCCGGCAATCGTATCAAATGGCTGGCGGGCATTATCAACGGCACCGGCAACTACATTCTGACCGAAATGCGCGACAAGGGCCGCGACTTTGCCGACGTATTGGCCGAGGCGCAAGCCTTGGGTTATGCGGAAGCAGATCCGACTTTCGACGTCGAGGGCATAGACGCCGGTCATAAGCTGACTATCCTGGCCTCTATTGCTTTCGGGATTCCGTTGCAGTTCGACAAGGTCTTCACCGAAGGCATCACCAAGATCACCCGGCTGGACGTCGAATACGCCGAAGCCCTGGGCTATCGAATCAAGAATCTGGGCATCGCCCGCAAAACCGAGGATGGTATCGAGCTACGCGTGCATCCGACCTTGATTCCGAAACGCAGGTTGATCGCCAATGTCGACGGCGTGATGAATGCGGTGCTGGTCTGCGGCGACGCAGTCGGCCCGACTTTGTATTACGGCGCCGGCGCCGGCGCCGAGCCTACCGCTTCGGCCGTGGTGGCCGATTTGGTCGATGTGGTGCGGGCAATGACCAGCGACCCGGAAAACCGGGTTCCGCATCTGGCCTTCCAGCCCGACGCTATCGCCGACATTCCGGTATTGCCGGCCGATGCGATCAAAACCGCGTACTACCTGCGTTTGACCGCCGAAGACAAACCCGGCGTACTGGCCGACGTGACCCGAATTTTGGCGGCCCACACTATCAGCATTGAGGCTCTAATTCAAAAAGAGCCTCCGCAAGGCGAAACTTCGGTACCCATCATTCTGTTGACGCAACAGACCTTGGAAAAAGAAATGAACGCGGCGATTGCGGAAATCGAGGCCCTGGCAACGGTCAGCGGCAAAGTTGCGCGCATTCGCTTGGAAACCTTAGGATAA
- the thrC gene encoding threonine synthase: MATNTRYTGLIEHYRDRLPVSGTTRLISLGEGNTPLIQLQNIPRLIGKNVDIYVKFEGLNPTGSFKDRGMTMAVTKAVEEGSQAIICASTGNTSASAAAYAVRAGIKAFVLIPEGKIALGKLAQTLMYGAKIIQINGNFDAGMGIVKQIADHAPVTIVNSINPFRLEGQKTAAFEIVDELGDAPDYHCLPVGNAGNISAYWKGYSEYARDSEAHKAVTDKRPVMCGYQAAGAAPFVAGKMIDHPETVATAIRIGHPQSWDLAWNAQKESGGWFDSQTDQQILAAQKMLSAYEGIFCEPASAASLAGALQDIGSGKIPEGSRIVCTLTGNGIKDPDTAISQCKDAHPVTIEATLDAVKKAILDNM; encoded by the coding sequence ATGGCAACAAACACACGCTACACGGGACTTATCGAACATTATCGCGACCGCTTGCCGGTGTCCGGCACGACGCGCCTGATTAGTCTGGGCGAAGGCAACACGCCGCTGATTCAATTGCAAAACATTCCGCGCCTGATCGGCAAGAACGTCGACATTTACGTTAAATTCGAAGGCTTGAATCCGACCGGTTCTTTTAAAGATCGGGGGATGACAATGGCTGTGACCAAAGCCGTGGAAGAAGGCAGTCAAGCCATCATCTGCGCTTCGACCGGCAACACCTCGGCATCGGCCGCCGCTTACGCGGTTCGCGCCGGCATTAAAGCCTTCGTGTTGATTCCGGAAGGCAAGATCGCACTGGGCAAACTGGCGCAAACCCTGATGTATGGCGCGAAAATCATTCAAATTAACGGCAATTTCGATGCCGGCATGGGCATCGTCAAGCAAATTGCCGATCATGCGCCGGTCACCATCGTCAACTCGATCAACCCCTTCCGTCTCGAAGGCCAGAAAACCGCCGCATTCGAAATCGTCGACGAACTCGGCGACGCGCCGGATTACCATTGTTTACCGGTGGGTAACGCCGGCAACATCAGCGCTTACTGGAAAGGTTATAGCGAATATGCCCGCGACAGTGAAGCGCACAAAGCCGTGACCGACAAACGTCCGGTGATGTGCGGTTATCAAGCGGCCGGCGCCGCGCCATTTGTGGCCGGCAAAATGATAGACCATCCGGAAACGGTGGCCACAGCGATCCGCATCGGCCATCCGCAATCCTGGGATTTGGCTTGGAATGCGCAAAAAGAATCCGGCGGCTGGTTCGATTCACAAACCGACCAGCAAATTTTGGCCGCGCAAAAAATGCTGTCGGCCTACGAAGGCATATTCTGCGAACCGGCTTCCGCCGCTTCCCTGGCCGGCGCCTTGCAGGATATCGGTTCCGGTAAAATTCCCGAAGGCAGCCGTATCGTTTGTACCCTGACCGGCAACGGCATCAAGGATCCGGATACCGCGATCAGTCAATGCAAGGATGCGCATCCGGTGACTATCGAAGCCACATTGGATGCGGTTAAGAAAGCGATTCTGGATAATATGTAA